From the Comamonas odontotermitis genome, one window contains:
- the tal gene encoding transaldolase — MNQLDALKALTTVVADTGDFHQLAQFQPQDATTNPSLILKAVQKPEYAPLLTETVQKFRGKPTDEIMDRLLVRFGTEILSIIPGRVSTEVDARLSFDTEATVVRAQRIIALYQAEGVHIDRVLIKVASTWEGIQAAKRLEEQGIHTNLTLLFAQCQAIACGQAKVQLISPFVGRIYDWYKKQAGSNWDEAAMAGANDPGVQSVRAIFNYYKHFGIATEVMGASFRNIGQVIALAGCDLLTISPDLLAQLAAADAPVAQALSADAAKRMQLEPVQYDEAGFRFALNEDAMATEKLAEGIRAFVADAIKLDKLLQAA; from the coding sequence ATGAACCAACTCGATGCACTGAAAGCGCTGACCACGGTGGTGGCAGATACCGGCGATTTCCACCAACTGGCGCAATTCCAGCCGCAGGATGCCACCACCAATCCGTCGCTGATTCTGAAAGCCGTGCAAAAGCCGGAATATGCGCCGCTGCTGACGGAAACAGTGCAGAAGTTCCGCGGCAAGCCCACCGATGAAATCATGGACCGTCTGCTGGTGCGCTTTGGCACCGAGATCCTGTCCATCATTCCTGGCAGGGTGTCGACGGAAGTCGATGCGCGCCTCTCATTCGATACTGAGGCCACCGTGGTCCGTGCCCAGCGCATCATCGCGCTGTACCAGGCCGAAGGCGTGCATATCGACCGCGTGCTGATCAAGGTCGCATCGACCTGGGAAGGCATTCAGGCAGCCAAGCGCCTGGAAGAACAAGGCATCCACACCAACCTGACCTTGCTGTTCGCGCAATGCCAGGCCATTGCCTGTGGGCAAGCCAAGGTACAGCTGATCTCGCCTTTTGTGGGGCGCATCTACGACTGGTACAAAAAGCAGGCGGGCAGCAACTGGGACGAGGCCGCCATGGCTGGCGCCAATGATCCGGGCGTGCAATCGGTACGGGCCATCTTCAATTACTACAAGCACTTTGGCATTGCAACCGAGGTGATGGGTGCGAGCTTCCGCAATATCGGCCAGGTGATTGCATTGGCTGGCTGCGACCTGCTGACCATATCGCCCGATCTGCTGGCGCAGTTGGCCGCCGCCGATGCGCCAGTGGCGCAGGCTCTGTCAGCCGATGCCGCCAAGCGCATGCAGCTGGAGCCCGTGCAGTACGACGAAGCAGGTTTTCGCTTTGCATTGAATGAAGATGCGATGGCCACCGAGAAATTGGCCGAGGGCATTCGTGCCTTTGTCGCCGATGCCATCAAGCTCGATAAACTGCTGCAAGCGGCCTGA
- the zwf gene encoding glucose-6-phosphate dehydrogenase gives MSFDLVLFGGTGDLAWRKLLPALFQSFRHGSLPADGRIIGVGRNEMSDDEYRALIAQRLAEVEADKRPNNGEFAQFAQLLRYQRMDLSHPGDYAALRDLLLQRKADTVVMYLATAPSLFSTVVEQLGACGLNTPHTRVVLEKPLGHDLPSNMAINAAVRQVFDEAQIFRIDHYLGKPSVQNLLALRFGNTIFEPLWRRENIASIEITMAEQLGVEKRGEFYDTTGALRDMVQNHALQLLCAIGMEPPISADADAIRNEKLKVLQSLKRWTPETLSRDVVRGQYAPGQIKGQPVPGYRQETGVAPHSQTETFVALRTEISNWRWAGVPFFIRTGKRLAGREASIVVHFRQVPHAIYRTPMGAANRLVIHLQPKDGLTLHLMAAAQSQGDAGGVQTLSPAALDLDFDQRFGSERVGAYERLLLDVIAGRLNLFVRADEQEAAWQWVEPILENWQQANANGEGPRPYAAGSWGPGAASALVARDGHSWMEEL, from the coding sequence ATGAGCTTTGATCTGGTTTTGTTTGGTGGCACCGGTGATCTGGCATGGCGAAAACTGCTGCCCGCACTGTTCCAATCCTTTCGGCATGGCAGCTTGCCAGCAGACGGCCGCATCATTGGCGTCGGCCGCAACGAGATGTCCGATGACGAATACCGTGCGCTGATTGCCCAGCGCCTGGCCGAGGTGGAGGCCGACAAGCGCCCCAACAACGGTGAGTTCGCGCAGTTCGCGCAGCTATTGCGCTACCAGCGCATGGATTTGTCGCACCCGGGCGACTACGCAGCGCTGCGCGATCTGCTTTTGCAGCGCAAGGCCGATACGGTGGTGATGTACCTGGCAACGGCGCCTTCACTGTTTTCCACCGTCGTCGAGCAATTGGGTGCCTGTGGACTGAACACGCCGCACACGCGTGTGGTGCTGGAAAAGCCGCTGGGCCACGATCTGCCATCGAACATGGCCATCAATGCCGCAGTGCGGCAGGTATTCGACGAGGCCCAGATCTTCCGTATCGACCACTACCTGGGCAAGCCGTCGGTACAGAACCTGCTGGCATTGCGCTTTGGCAACACGATTTTCGAGCCGCTGTGGCGGCGCGAGAACATCGCCAGCATCGAGATCACGATGGCCGAGCAGTTGGGCGTGGAAAAGCGCGGCGAGTTCTACGACACCACCGGAGCACTGCGCGACATGGTGCAGAACCATGCGCTGCAACTGCTGTGCGCAATAGGCATGGAGCCGCCCATCAGCGCCGATGCCGATGCGATACGCAATGAAAAGCTCAAGGTGTTGCAATCGCTCAAGCGCTGGACGCCCGAGACGCTCAGCCGTGATGTGGTGCGCGGCCAGTACGCGCCCGGCCAGATCAAGGGCCAGCCCGTCCCCGGTTACCGGCAGGAAACTGGCGTTGCGCCCCACAGCCAGACAGAAACCTTTGTGGCGCTACGCACCGAAATCAGCAACTGGCGCTGGGCCGGTGTGCCGTTCTTCATCCGTACCGGCAAGCGACTGGCGGGCCGGGAGGCCTCCATCGTGGTGCATTTCCGCCAGGTGCCCCACGCCATCTACCGCACGCCCATGGGCGCGGCCAACCGCCTGGTCATCCACCTCCAGCCCAAGGACGGCTTGACCCTGCACCTGATGGCGGCAGCGCAAAGCCAGGGCGATGCCGGAGGCGTTCAGACGCTTTCCCCCGCTGCGCTCGACCTCGATTTTGACCAGCGCTTTGGCAGCGAGCGGGTCGGCGCTTACGAGCGCCTGCTGCTTGATGTAATCGCCGGGCGCCTGAACCTGTTCGTTCGCGCAGACGAGCAGGAAGCAGCCTGGCAATGGGTAGAGCCGATCCTGGAGAACTGGCAGCAGGCCAACGCCAACGGAGAAGGGCCACGGCCCTACGCGGCAGGCAGTTGGGGCCCCGGTGCTGCCAGCGCATTGGTGGCACGCGATGGCCATAGCTGGATGGAGGAACTGTAA
- a CDS encoding ABC transporter ATP-binding protein, whose amino-acid sequence MSGIVFENISKRYGSSADAPLAVKDISFEVPRGSLSTILGPSGCGKTTTLRMIAGLESPTSGRIFIDGQDVTTLGPAQRNVSMMFQSYALFPHMTVLENVQYGLRMSGVAKEEGRRRAVEALRNVGLDRFDDRLPSELSGGQQQRVALARALVLEPAVLLFDEPLSNLDARLRREMREEIRALQQRLQLTVAYVTHDQSEALAVSDQIIVMDVGRIAQRGTPQELYEAPQSEFVAGFMGEAMLFPGVAQADGRVHLGPLVLNPRQPVVPGEVKVAVRPEAWQIEAAGTGIAATLAKRAYLGSGYEYTFDTALGAIFVVSPDLGRVLPIGAQVGLSLGQHGVSVVQTK is encoded by the coding sequence ATGAGCGGTATTGTTTTTGAAAATATCTCCAAACGCTATGGCAGCAGTGCTGATGCGCCGTTGGCAGTGAAGGACATCAGTTTTGAGGTACCCAGAGGCAGCCTGAGCACCATCCTCGGCCCTTCGGGCTGCGGCAAGACCACGACCCTGCGCATGATCGCCGGGCTCGAATCTCCCACCAGTGGCCGTATCTTCATCGACGGACAGGATGTGACCACGCTGGGCCCCGCGCAGCGCAACGTCAGCATGATGTTCCAGAGCTACGCGCTCTTTCCGCACATGACCGTGCTGGAAAACGTGCAGTACGGTCTGCGCATGTCCGGTGTGGCCAAGGAGGAAGGTCGGCGCCGCGCGGTGGAAGCCCTGCGCAATGTGGGTCTGGACCGGTTCGATGACCGGCTGCCGAGTGAACTGTCGGGTGGCCAGCAGCAGCGCGTGGCCCTGGCGCGGGCCCTGGTGCTGGAGCCGGCAGTGCTGCTGTTTGACGAGCCCCTTTCCAATCTGGATGCGCGCCTGCGCCGCGAAATGCGTGAAGAGATTCGCGCACTGCAGCAGCGCCTGCAACTGACCGTTGCCTACGTGACGCATGACCAAAGCGAGGCGCTGGCCGTCAGTGACCAGATCATCGTGATGGATGTGGGGCGCATCGCGCAGCGTGGTACGCCGCAAGAGCTGTACGAGGCGCCGCAATCCGAGTTTGTGGCGGGTTTCATGGGTGAAGCCATGCTGTTCCCGGGAGTGGCCCAGGCCGATGGCCGCGTGCATCTGGGGCCATTGGTGCTGAACCCGCGCCAGCCGGTGGTACCCGGAGAGGTGAAAGTGGCCGTGCGGCCCGAAGCATGGCAGATTGAGGCTGCGGGCACAGGCATTGCCGCTACCCTGGCCAAGCGCGCCTATCTGGGAAGCGGCTACGAATACACATTCGATACGGCACTGGGCGCGATTTTTGTTGTCTCGCCCGATCTGGGCCGGGTGCTGCCGATCGGGGCGCAAGTTGGGTTAAGCTTGGGCCAGCACGGCGTCTCTGTCGTACAAACGAAGTGA
- a CDS encoding ABC transporter substrate-binding protein — translation MQRWLIGGALVAAAWGAQAQGQVNVICSVQAEWCNTMATVYTKTTGVKVNITQKGSGEALAQLNAEKANPKTDLWFGGTGDTHLQAAEMGLTLEYKSPLLKELYPWAVRQAEDSKFRTVGVYLGPLGFGFNKELLAKKKVAAPASWADLIKPEYKGEVQMANPASSGTAYTVIATLVQIMGEDKAFDYLRALNKNISTYTRAGTAPVKAVARGETMVSISFVHDVTTEAVHGFPVDSNTPAEGTGAEIGSMSIVKHGPNTANAKAFYEWALTPGGQQFGLAAKQYQLPSNKNVPKDPRVVDPAKMKLINYDYAKYGASAERRRLISKWEKEVQDSK, via the coding sequence ATGCAGCGTTGGTTGATAGGTGGCGCGTTGGTGGCCGCAGCGTGGGGAGCGCAAGCCCAGGGGCAAGTCAATGTGATCTGCTCGGTGCAGGCCGAATGGTGCAACACCATGGCCACGGTCTATACCAAGACGACGGGTGTCAAGGTCAACATCACGCAAAAGGGCTCTGGCGAGGCGCTGGCACAGCTCAATGCCGAAAAGGCCAATCCCAAGACCGACCTGTGGTTTGGCGGTACCGGCGACACGCATTTGCAGGCAGCCGAGATGGGCCTGACTCTGGAATACAAATCGCCGCTGCTCAAGGAGCTGTACCCCTGGGCGGTTCGCCAGGCAGAAGATTCCAAGTTCCGCACGGTGGGCGTTTACCTGGGCCCTCTGGGCTTTGGTTTCAACAAGGAGCTGCTGGCCAAGAAAAAGGTGGCAGCGCCTGCCTCGTGGGCTGATTTGATCAAGCCCGAGTACAAGGGCGAGGTGCAGATGGCCAACCCCGCCAGCAGCGGCACCGCCTATACGGTGATTGCCACCCTGGTGCAGATCATGGGTGAGGACAAGGCCTTCGATTACCTGCGCGCGCTCAACAAGAACATCTCCACCTATACCCGTGCGGGCACGGCGCCGGTCAAGGCGGTGGCGCGGGGCGAGACCATGGTGTCGATCAGTTTTGTGCATGATGTGACCACCGAGGCCGTACATGGCTTTCCGGTTGATTCCAACACCCCTGCCGAAGGCACGGGGGCGGAAATCGGTTCCATGAGCATCGTCAAGCATGGTCCCAACACCGCCAACGCCAAGGCGTTCTATGAATGGGCGCTGACGCCGGGCGGCCAGCAATTCGGTCTGGCGGCCAAACAGTACCAACTGCCCAGCAACAAGAATGTGCCCAAGGACCCGCGTGTCGTTGATCCCGCCAAGATGAAGCTGATCAACTACGACTATGCGAAGTACGGCGCCAGCGCCGAGCGCCGCCGCCTGATCTCGAAGTGGGAAAAAGAAGTTCAGGACTCCAAGTAA
- a CDS encoding ABC transporter permease has protein sequence MPVPSPAIRPARKAQGANQALWAWVLLGLAAYVVLPWYAIQDANGLAKVADVFSDESAGNGLMQALQWGRGWLWGGVAGLALAAVAAGMPAGKKQGAVLLLGGALGLLALLGSGFSIGARGWSYEWMNQAWGELDVRQFGFGWGAFVVLTSLMVLFAFGLARRGFFKGDLFVAAAVVGCASLLALFIVYPVTKALAGAFFTEDNQLQWTAIIGRVFNERNFGLACISDGKRCGVAWNTLFIGLMTAASTTFLGTLMALMAERSGRKGSKALNVLALLPIITPPFVVGLGLILLFGRAGIVNAALESWFGIEPTRWFYGWFGVWVSQTFAFTPIAFMIMRSVVQGVAPSMEEAAQTLRASPVQTFWTITLPLLKPGLANAFLVGFIESMADFGNPIVVGGQFAVLSTEIFFSIVGAQYDQGRAASLAWILMVFALGVFMLQRKVLGSKSYTTVSGKGDAGIPMPLPTGIRRAVYGIAVPWMLFTLVVYAFAFAGGFVQTWGRDYTPTLNHFRSAFALEWGQFGIVWAGTAWNSFFTTIKLAAISAPMTATVGLLIAWLLARTEFKGQSAFEFSALLAFAIPGTVLGVSYILAFNVPPFELTGTSLIIILCFMFRNLPVGVRAGTAAFKQLDKSLDEASMMLRAGSVQTLRHVVLPLLKPALVTALVYSFVRAITTVSAVIFLVTAENELATTYIIGRVGNGDYGIALAYCTVLIVLMSLVTAAIQWLVGERSLGRRKAKAAAGTQGVH, from the coding sequence ATGCCGGTGCCATCACCGGCAATACGCCCTGCACGCAAGGCCCAGGGCGCCAACCAGGCGCTCTGGGCCTGGGTGTTGTTAGGGCTGGCAGCCTATGTGGTGCTGCCGTGGTATGCCATTCAGGATGCCAACGGGCTTGCCAAGGTCGCTGATGTGTTCAGCGACGAATCGGCGGGCAATGGACTGATGCAGGCCTTGCAATGGGGCAGGGGTTGGCTGTGGGGCGGCGTAGCCGGATTGGCGCTGGCAGCGGTGGCGGCCGGCATGCCTGCGGGCAAAAAGCAGGGTGCGGTTCTGCTGCTGGGTGGTGCGCTGGGTTTGCTGGCCTTGCTCGGCAGCGGTTTTTCCATTGGCGCGCGCGGCTGGTCGTACGAATGGATGAACCAGGCCTGGGGCGAGCTGGATGTGCGCCAATTCGGCTTCGGTTGGGGGGCATTTGTCGTGCTCACCAGCCTGATGGTTCTGTTCGCCTTCGGTCTGGCGCGACGCGGGTTCTTCAAGGGCGATCTGTTTGTCGCGGCAGCCGTGGTGGGGTGCGCGAGTCTGCTGGCACTTTTCATCGTCTACCCGGTCACCAAGGCGCTCGCTGGTGCCTTCTTCACCGAAGACAACCAATTGCAGTGGACCGCCATCATCGGCCGCGTCTTCAACGAACGCAATTTCGGGCTGGCCTGCATCAGCGATGGCAAGCGCTGCGGTGTGGCCTGGAACACCTTGTTCATCGGCCTGATGACGGCTGCCAGCACCACCTTCCTGGGGACCTTGATGGCGCTGATGGCCGAGCGTTCAGGCCGCAAGGGCAGCAAGGCGCTGAATGTGCTGGCGCTGCTGCCCATCATCACACCGCCGTTTGTCGTGGGCCTGGGCCTGATTCTGCTGTTTGGCCGCGCAGGCATCGTCAATGCAGCGCTTGAGTCCTGGTTCGGCATCGAGCCGACGCGTTGGTTCTATGGCTGGTTTGGCGTGTGGGTGTCGCAGACCTTCGCGTTCACGCCGATTGCCTTCATGATCATGCGCAGCGTGGTGCAAGGTGTGGCACCCAGCATGGAAGAGGCAGCGCAAACGCTGCGCGCCAGCCCGGTGCAGACTTTCTGGACGATCACCTTGCCGCTGCTCAAGCCGGGTCTTGCCAATGCGTTCCTGGTCGGCTTTATCGAAAGCATGGCCGATTTTGGCAACCCGATTGTGGTGGGCGGTCAGTTTGCGGTGCTGTCTACCGAAATCTTCTTCTCCATTGTTGGTGCGCAGTACGACCAGGGGCGTGCCGCGTCACTCGCCTGGATTCTGATGGTATTTGCGCTGGGCGTTTTCATGCTGCAGCGCAAGGTACTGGGCAGCAAGAGCTACACCACGGTATCTGGCAAGGGCGATGCGGGCATTCCCATGCCGCTGCCGACTGGTATTCGTCGTGCGGTATACGGTATTGCAGTGCCATGGATGCTGTTCACCCTGGTGGTGTATGCGTTCGCGTTTGCCGGCGGCTTTGTGCAGACCTGGGGGCGTGACTACACGCCGACCCTGAACCATTTCCGCTCGGCTTTTGCGCTGGAGTGGGGGCAGTTTGGCATCGTGTGGGCGGGCACGGCCTGGAACTCGTTCTTCACTACCATCAAGCTTGCTGCCATTTCGGCGCCAATGACCGCTACGGTTGGGTTGCTCATTGCGTGGCTCCTGGCGCGTACCGAGTTCAAGGGCCAGAGCGCGTTCGAGTTCTCAGCGCTGCTGGCCTTTGCCATCCCTGGCACGGTGCTGGGCGTGAGCTATATCCTGGCCTTCAATGTCCCACCTTTTGAGCTGACGGGAACCTCGCTCATCATCATTCTGTGCTTCATGTTCCGCAACCTGCCAGTTGGCGTGCGTGCGGGTACGGCGGCGTTCAAGCAACTGGACAAATCGCTGGATGAAGCCTCGATGATGCTGCGCGCAGGCAGCGTGCAGACCTTGCGCCATGTGGTGCTGCCGCTGCTCAAGCCCGCCTTGGTGACGGCGCTGGTCTACAGCTTTGTGCGGGCGATCACGACGGTGAGCGCGGTGATCTTTCTGGTCACCGCCGAGAACGAATTGGCAACCACCTACATCATCGGCCGCGTCGGCAATGGCGACTATGGCATTGCGCTGGCCTACTGCACGGTGCTGATCGTGCTGATGTCTTTGGTAACGGCGGCCATCCAGTGGCTGGTGGGAGAGCGTTCGCTGGGCCGCCGCAAGGCCAAGGCTGCAGCAGGAACGCAGGGAGTGCATTGA
- a CDS encoding MurR/RpiR family transcriptional regulator: MLDRITASLPSLAPAEQRVARLVLADPRAFASLPVRELADRSHVSKPTVVRFCRSMGYDGLADFKLKLAGSVSEGVPFIHRSVDADDKTSDVLVKVVDNSVAAFLAYRNAASTTALEAAATAIVATWRAGKRIEFYGVGNSGIVAQDGQHKFFRLGVTSLATSDGHMQVMSATMLGAGDCAIVISNSGRTRDLMDATDIAKRNGATTIAITASGSPLARAADIHLAADHPEGYDRYSPMVSRLLHLLIIDVLATGVALRIGEPLQPVLLQMKDNLRAKRYT, from the coding sequence ATGCTGGATCGCATAACCGCCTCCCTGCCCTCGCTGGCCCCGGCTGAACAGCGCGTGGCACGCCTGGTACTGGCCGACCCGCGCGCGTTCGCATCGCTGCCGGTGCGCGAGCTGGCTGATCGCTCCCATGTCAGCAAGCCTACCGTGGTGCGATTTTGCCGCAGCATGGGCTATGACGGGCTGGCAGATTTCAAGCTCAAGCTTGCTGGCAGCGTGAGCGAAGGCGTGCCCTTCATCCATCGCAGCGTGGATGCCGATGACAAGACCAGCGATGTACTGGTAAAGGTGGTTGACAACTCGGTAGCCGCTTTTCTGGCCTACCGCAATGCCGCCAGCACCACGGCGCTGGAGGCGGCAGCCACCGCCATCGTCGCGACCTGGCGCGCGGGCAAGCGCATCGAGTTCTATGGAGTGGGCAACTCCGGCATCGTGGCGCAGGACGGGCAGCACAAATTCTTTCGCCTGGGCGTGACCAGCCTTGCCACCAGCGACGGCCACATGCAGGTGATGAGCGCCACCATGCTGGGTGCCGGAGACTGCGCCATCGTGATTTCCAACTCGGGCCGCACGCGCGACCTGATGGACGCCACGGACATCGCCAAACGCAACGGCGCCACCACCATCGCCATTACCGCCAGCGGCTCGCCGCTCGCGCGTGCCGCAGACATTCACCTTGCCGCCGACCACCCCGAGGGCTACGACCGATACAGCCCCATGGTTTCACGCCTGCTGCACCTGCTGATCATCGATGTGCTTGCCACCGGTGTAGCCCTGCGTATTGGTGAGCCGCTGCAACCCGTGCTGCTACAGATGAAGGACAACCTGCGCGCCAAGCGCTATACATGA
- a CDS encoding bifunctional metallophosphatase/5'-nucleotidase: MYWAVCGVSAAVLVACGGGGSDDGAKDDVLTILHVNDHHSTLASKTATLQLPVDGKTTAVTVNAAGFPRVTAAIEELAAQSGNVLKLHAGDAITGTLYFNRAGADGEADMAMLNTVCFDAYTLGNHEFDKGDTGLKGILDRLKSGSCNTSVLSANVQFGANSALNPSRAPNMVRPSTVMERGGNKIGIVGLTIAQKTKASSSPDKDTMFEDEATAAQREIDKLQAQGIKRIVLLSHIGYDNDRELARKLRGVDVIVGGDSHTLLGPEAMKTLGVGSPAGAYPTGTTDKDGKPVCIVQAWEYSQVVGELKVKFNKDGEVSECKGTPHVLIGDKFQIGGQDVMEAQRSAIVNSVNAAGFLRMTAPSAKAQAVLQAFTDKVASFNTTKVAVAPQELCSRRVPGGEGTMDYSRSSAACNAEGGVSLRGGDIQQLVAQAYLEVANAKYGGADISLQSGGGVRIPLSGEVTAANVIQVLPFGNMLYRLNVTGAEVKNMLEDGLEAVYGAGGTTGPYPYTGGLRFDVNAASAFGSRVSGIEVRDALTGQWASLDQGKTYRLFVLSFNANGGDGYKTLASVPADRRLDIGVLDADVLFNYIESQAKDAATDLPVLKRLPTDLYSTKSFAGGR; this comes from the coding sequence ATGTATTGGGCGGTGTGCGGCGTGTCTGCTGCCGTGCTGGTTGCCTGTGGAGGAGGCGGCTCGGACGATGGCGCAAAAGACGATGTACTGACCATTCTGCATGTCAACGACCATCACTCCACGTTGGCCAGCAAGACTGCGACCTTGCAATTGCCTGTAGATGGCAAGACGACGGCAGTCACCGTCAATGCTGCGGGCTTTCCGCGGGTGACCGCTGCCATCGAGGAGCTGGCCGCCCAATCAGGCAATGTACTCAAGCTGCATGCGGGCGATGCAATCACCGGCACCTTGTACTTCAACCGTGCGGGCGCGGATGGCGAGGCCGACATGGCGATGCTCAATACGGTGTGCTTTGATGCCTATACGCTGGGCAACCATGAATTCGACAAGGGAGATACCGGTCTCAAGGGCATTCTCGACCGACTCAAGAGCGGTAGCTGCAACACCAGCGTACTCAGTGCCAATGTACAGTTCGGCGCCAATTCGGCATTGAATCCGAGTCGCGCACCCAATATGGTGCGCCCCTCCACTGTGATGGAGCGTGGCGGCAACAAGATCGGTATCGTGGGGCTGACGATTGCCCAGAAGACCAAGGCCTCGTCCAGCCCCGACAAGGACACGATGTTTGAAGATGAAGCCACGGCGGCGCAGCGCGAGATTGACAAGCTGCAGGCCCAGGGCATCAAACGCATAGTGCTGCTCAGCCACATCGGCTACGACAATGACAGGGAACTGGCCCGCAAGCTGCGTGGTGTGGATGTGATCGTGGGTGGCGATTCTCACACCTTGCTGGGACCAGAGGCGATGAAGACCCTCGGCGTGGGCTCTCCCGCGGGCGCGTACCCGACCGGCACTACCGACAAGGACGGTAAACCCGTGTGCATCGTGCAGGCCTGGGAATATTCGCAGGTGGTGGGTGAGCTCAAGGTCAAGTTCAACAAAGATGGCGAGGTCAGCGAATGCAAGGGAACGCCACATGTGCTGATCGGTGACAAGTTCCAGATTGGCGGCCAGGATGTGATGGAGGCGCAGCGCAGTGCCATTGTGAACAGCGTCAATGCCGCGGGATTCCTGAGGATGACGGCGCCGTCTGCCAAGGCCCAGGCAGTGCTGCAAGCTTTCACCGACAAGGTTGCCAGCTTCAACACCACCAAGGTGGCAGTGGCCCCGCAGGAGCTGTGCTCGCGCCGGGTGCCCGGTGGTGAAGGCACCATGGACTACAGTCGCTCCAGCGCCGCATGCAATGCCGAAGGCGGTGTCAGCTTGCGTGGCGGAGATATCCAGCAGCTGGTGGCGCAGGCGTATCTGGAAGTGGCCAACGCCAAATATGGTGGCGCCGATATCTCTCTGCAAAGCGGTGGTGGGGTGCGCATTCCCTTGAGCGGAGAAGTCACTGCTGCCAACGTCATCCAGGTGCTGCCTTTTGGCAATATGCTGTACCGCTTGAATGTGACCGGTGCAGAGGTGAAGAACATGCTGGAAGACGGGCTGGAGGCGGTCTATGGCGCTGGCGGCACCACGGGTCCCTACCCTTACACGGGTGGCCTGCGTTTTGATGTGAATGCCGCATCGGCCTTTGGCAGCCGTGTTTCGGGCATCGAAGTGCGAGACGCCTTGACCGGCCAGTGGGCCTCTCTGGACCAGGGCAAGACCTATCGGCTCTTCGTGCTGAGCTTCAATGCCAATGGGGGTGATGGCTACAAGACATTGGCATCGGTTCCAGCTGATCGCCGCCTGGACATTGGCGTGCTCGATGCCGACGTGCTATTCAATTACATCGAGTCTCAGGCCAAGGATGCTGCGACAGACCTGCCGGTGCTCAAACGTCTGCCCACGGATCTGTACAGCACCAAATCCTTTGCAGGTGGCCGTTGA
- a CDS encoding ABC transporter ATP-binding protein, which translates to MEKNTATGTAAGSAGRGPLVQARDLAKTFDVSAPWLNRVLERKPRSLLRAVDGVSFDIEKGKTLALVGESGCGKSTVARLLVGLYGPTRGTFTFDGQDAHAAFKDPNARAMRRRVQMIFQDPYASLNPRWSVEQIIGEPLKEHGLITNTEQLKARVAELLVQVGLAPMDMLKYPHQFSGGQRQRISIARALATEPEFLVCDEPTSALDVSVQAQVLNIMKDLQKKRSLTYLFISHNLAVVRHVSDQVGVMYLGRLVELADKQTLFAKPRHPYTRMLLDAIPKMHDTGKARTPVQGEVPNPLNPPTGCAFNPRCPLANDRCRNERPQLLDDDGVKVACHAVEEKRIPVIAA; encoded by the coding sequence ATGGAAAAAAACACTGCAACCGGTACGGCGGCAGGCTCGGCTGGACGTGGGCCTTTGGTGCAGGCACGCGACCTGGCAAAGACTTTTGATGTGTCGGCCCCGTGGCTCAACCGCGTGCTGGAACGCAAGCCGCGCAGCCTGCTTCGAGCTGTGGACGGGGTGAGCTTCGATATCGAGAAAGGCAAGACGCTCGCCTTGGTGGGCGAATCGGGCTGCGGCAAAAGCACCGTGGCGCGCCTGCTGGTGGGCCTGTATGGCCCCACGCGTGGCACCTTCACCTTTGACGGCCAGGATGCACACGCCGCGTTCAAGGACCCGAACGCAAGAGCCATGCGCCGACGCGTGCAGATGATCTTTCAGGACCCGTATGCCAGCCTGAACCCCCGCTGGTCGGTCGAGCAGATCATCGGTGAGCCTCTCAAGGAGCACGGCCTGATCACCAATACCGAGCAGCTCAAAGCCCGCGTGGCGGAGTTGCTGGTGCAGGTGGGTCTGGCTCCCATGGACATGCTCAAGTACCCGCACCAGTTCTCGGGCGGGCAGCGCCAGCGTATTTCGATTGCGCGCGCCCTCGCGACCGAGCCGGAGTTCCTGGTCTGCGACGAGCCGACATCGGCGCTGGACGTATCGGTGCAGGCGCAGGTGCTCAACATCATGAAAGACCTGCAGAAAAAGCGCAGCCTCACGTACCTGTTCATCTCGCACAACCTGGCGGTGGTTCGCCATGTGAGTGACCAGGTCGGCGTGATGTATCTGGGCCGTTTGGTGGAATTGGCTGACAAACAGACCCTGTTTGCCAAGCCGCGTCACCCCTATACGCGCATGCTGCTTGACGCCATTCCCAAGATGCACGATACCGGCAAGGCGCGTACCCCTGTGCAAGGCGAGGTGCCCAATCCGTTGAATCCTCCGACCGGCTGCGCCTTCAATCCGCGTTGCCCATTGGCCAATGACCGCTGCCGCAATGAGCGTCCTCAACTGTTGGATGATGATGGAGTGAAGGTGGCGTGCCACGCCGTGGAGGAGAAGCGCATTCCCGTCATTGCCGCTTAA